Proteins co-encoded in one Prunus persica cultivar Lovell chromosome G6, Prunus_persica_NCBIv2, whole genome shotgun sequence genomic window:
- the LOC18772889 gene encoding laccase-17 — MGVLLLSSPAFPTFFLFSLIALCLVPQYALASITRHYKFEIKQQNVTRLCHTKSIVTVNGQFPGPRIVAREGDRLLIKVVNHVQHNISIHWHGIRQLRTGWADGPAYVTQCPIQTGNSYVYNFTIVGQRGTLWWHAHISWLRSTLYGPIVILPKLGVPYPFTKPYKEVPIIFGEWWNADPEAVIKQALQTGGGPNVSDAYTFNGLPGPLYNCSAKDAFKLKVKSGKTYLLRLINAALNDELFFSIANHTLKVVDADAVYVKPFETDTILITPGQTTNVLLKTKPHFPNATFFMTARPYVTGLGTFDNSTVAGILEYESPSKTLHSTLPMKKLPLFKPILPALNDTSFATKFSNKLRSLANAQFPANVPKRVDKHFFFTVGLGTNPCNKHNQTCQGPNGTMFAASVNNVSFVMPTTALLQAHFSGQSNRVYSSNLPSSPVIPFNYTGTPPNNTMVSNGTKLVVLPFNTSVELIMQDTSILGAESHPLHLHGYNFFVVGQGFGNFDQNKDPANFNLVDPVERNTVGVPSGGWVAIRFLADNPGVWFMHCHLEIHTSWGLKMAWVVLDGKLPNQKLLPPPADLPTC; from the exons cACCAGCATTTCCTacattctttctcttctctctcataGCATTATGTCTCGTTCCTCAGTATGCTCTTGCAAGCATAACGAGGCACTACAAGTTTGAA ATCAAACAGCAAAATGTGACCAGATTGTGCCACACAAAGAGCATTGTAACAGTAAACGGCCAGTTTCCCGGGCCTCGAATTGTTGCTAGGGAGGGTGATCGCCTCCTTATTAAAGTGGTTAACCATGTCCAACACAACATCTCTATCCATTG GCACGGCATTCGACAGCTTCGAACAGGGTGGGCTGATGGGCCTGCATATGTGACCCAATGTCCCATACAAACAGGCAACAGCTATGTGTACAACTTCACCATTGTAGGCCAAAGAGGCACTCTTTGGTGGCATGCTCACATTTCATGGCTAAGATCAACTCTTTATGGCCCCATAGTCATCCTTCCCAAGCTTGGTGTGCCTTACCCATTCACTAAACCCTACAAGGAGGTTCCGATCATCTTCG GAGAGTGGTGGAATGCAGACCCTGAGGCAGTCATTAAGCAGGCCTTGCAAACAGGAGGAGGGCCAAATGTTTCCGATGCTTATACCTTCAATGGACTTCCAGGGCCCTTGTACAACTGTTCTGCCAAAG ATGCATTCAAGCTAAAGGTGAAATCTGGGAAGACCTACCTTCTCCGCCTAATCAACGCAGCACTCAATGATGAGCTCTTCTTCAGCATTGCAAACCACACCCTCAAAGTGGTAGACGCCGATGCTGTTTATGTCAAACCTTTTGAGACTGACACAATTCTCATTACCCCTGGGCAGACTACAAATGTTCTGCTGAAGACCAAGCCCCATTTCCCAAATgccacatttttcatgactgCCAGGCCATACGTGACTGGACTAGGCACCTTTGACAACTCCACTGTTGCTGGTATTTTAGAGTACGAATCACCCTCCAAAACCCTCCACTCAACCCTCCCAATGAAGAAACTTCCACTATTTAAACCAATTCTGCCCGCTCTAAACGACACATCCTTTGCAACAAAGTTCAGCAACAAACTCCGTAGTTTAGCCAATGCACAATTCCCGGCTAATGTCCCCAAAAGGGTTGACAAGCACTTTTTCTTCACAGTAGGCCTTGGAACCAACCCCTGCAACAAGCATAACCAAACCTGCCAGGGACCTAATGGAACAATGTTTGCTGCTTCAGTGAATAACGTTTCTTTTGTAATGCCAACCACTGCTCTACTCCAAGCCCACTTCTCCGGGCAATCAAATCGGGTTTACAGCTCTAACTTGCCAAGCAGTCCAGTGATCCCATTTAACTATACAGGAACCCCACCAAACAATACTATGGTGAGCAATGGTACAAAGCTAGTGGTACTTCCATTTAACACTAGTGTGGAGTTGATCATGCAGGACACAAGCATTCTTGGTGCCGAAAGCCACCCTCTTCATCTGCATGGatataatttctttgttgttggCCAAGGGTTTGGGAACTTTGACCAAAATAAGGACCCTGCAAACTTCAATTTGGTCGACCCTGTTGAAAGAAATACCGTGGGTGTGCCCTCTGGTGGATGGGTCGCTATACGATTTCTAGCAGATAATCCCG GTGTATGGTTTATGCATTGCCACTTGGAGATCCATACTAGTTGGGGCTTGAAGATGGCTTGGGTAGTCTTAGATGGAAAGCTTCCCAACCAGAAGTTGCTTCCTCCACCGGCTGATCTTCCCACATGTTAA